The proteins below come from a single Rosa rugosa chromosome 2, drRosRugo1.1, whole genome shotgun sequence genomic window:
- the LOC133730409 gene encoding uncharacterized protein LOC133730409, translating to MDIGKLQQNVRHLTHVFEEAFLEQKRVFSKSKAQIDELKKKLEQTRCQQKELEEKLEKSEAQNEDLQKKHDHSEAQRKELMKRHEKSEANKKELRKKIVHSEADMKALLKKLEYIEAQKKEHERTEKAQKEELDKKLLQQSETQKKKLQLMFSLDDNKAIKKLFEEKVCIPFFGKTM from the exons ATAG GAAAATTGCAACAAAATGTACGTCATCTGACTCATGTCTTTGAAGAGGCCTTCTTAGAGCAGAAAAGAGTCTTTTCAAAATCCAAAGCTCAAATAGATGAACTTAAGAAAAAGCTTGAGCAGACAAGATGCCAACAGAAAGAGCTCGAGGAAAAACTTGAGAAGAGTGAAGCTCAAAATGAAGATCTTCAGAAGAAGCATGATCACAGTGAAGCTCAGAGGAAAGAACTTATGAAAAGGCATGAAAAGAGTGAAGCTAATAAGAAAGAGCTCCGGAAAAAGATTGTGCATAGTGAAGCTGATATGAAAGCGCTTCTGAAAAAGCTTGAGTATATTGAGGCTCAGAAAAAAGAGCATGAGAGAACTGAAAAAGCTCAAAAGGAAGAACTTGATAAAAAATTGCTTCAGCAGAGTGAgactcaaaaaaagaaattg CAACTTATGTTCAGCTTGGATGATAATAAGGCTATTAAAAAGCTGTTCGAGGAAAAGGTTTGTATTCCATTTTTTGGCAAAACTATGTGA